ACAAAAAGGCCCTCATTGAGACAGGGAATGGGACTTTACCACTTGAAGAAGTCACCTTGAAAGCGCCGCTGCCTAATCCGAAGAGCGTCCGGGATTTTTACGCATTTGAGCAGCATGTGAAAACAGCCAGGGAGAACCGAGGCCTTGAAATGATTCCTGAATGGTATGAGATCCCGGTGTTCTATTTTACCAACCATCTTGCCATCAAGGGGCCAGAGGAAGAAATCAGGCGGCCGCAAAACTGCGAGTGGCTCGATTATGAACTGGAGATCGCCTGTGTCATCGGCAAGGAAGGCCGGAATATCAAGGCTGAGGATGCTGAAAAACATATTTTTGGCTTTTTTATCATGAATGACTGGAGTGCCCGTGATCTGCAGCGGAAGGAAATGAAGGTCGGACTTGGTCCGGCGAAGGGCAAGGATTTTGCGACATCCTTCGGTCCCTACCTGGTCACGAAGGATGAATTGATGTCCCGCAAATCTGCGAAAGGCTTTGATTTGCAAATGATAGCAAGGGTGAATGGGAAAGAGCTTTCGAGCGGAAATGTGAAGGATCTCTATTATTCCTTCGGCGAGATGATTGAGCGTGCTTCCGCAGGGACGACACTGTATCCGGGAGAGGTAATCGGCTCAGGTACAGTGGGAACAGGATGTATCCTCGAATTGGGTACAGATGTTTACCGCTGGCTCGAGCCCGGAGATGAAGTAGAACTTGAGATTGAAGAGCTTGGTGTCCTGAGAAATAAAATTATTCAAGACTAGAAAGAAGGTGTTTATATGTATTACCGCCAGCTGGGAGAAATCCCGAAGAAACGCCATACGATTTTTAAAAAGGAAGACGGTTCGCTATTCCGCGAGCAGGTAATGGGAACGAAAGGCTTTTCCGGCACGCAGTCAATCCTTTATCATCACCATATGCCGACAGAGGTAGTGAAAAGTGAATTGATCGGCAGTTACATGCCTGAATATGAGGAACAGGAATCACTGAACCACAGGCACTTCTTAACCGACCAGATTGCGAAAACAGGGGATGCTTTAAGCGGGAGGGAATATATACTTGGTAATGATGATCTCCTGATTGGGTTTGCGAATATCAATGAACCAATGAAGCTATTCTACCGGAATGGTGATGGAGATGAGATGTTCTTTTTCCATCATGGCTCCGGCAAGGTGGAAACAATGTTCGGTACATTGAACTATCGCCCAGGTGACTATGTGGTAATCCCGATCGGGACGATATATCGTGTGGTGCCAGATGATTCAGAAATGACTAAAGCGCTGATTGTGGAATCGTTCAGCCAGATCACGACTCCTCGTCGCTATCGAAATGAATATGGGCAGCTGCTCGAGCATAGTCCATTCTGTGAACGTGATATCCGCGGACCGGAAACACTCGAAACTTTCTCTGAAAAAGGGGAGCATGAGGTGATCACCAAGACACGGGGCCATCTGCATCGCCATGTGTTGAACCATCACCCGCTGGATGTTGTCGGCTGGGATGGCTATCTGTATCCATGGGCTTTCAATATTGAGGACTTCGAGCCAATTACTGGACGGATCCATCAGCCGCCTCCGGTCCACCAGACGTTCGAAGGCCATAACTATGTGGTATGTTCCTTCGTGCCAAGGTTATACGACTACCATCCTGAAGCGATTCCTGCTCCATATTACCACAGCAATGTGAACAGTGATGAGCTGCTGTACTATGTGGAGGGCAACTTCATGAGCCGCAAAGGAATCAAGGAAGGGTCGATTACATTGCATCCAAGCGGAATCCCGCACGGGCCGCATCCGGGCAAGACAGAAGCAAGCATCGGGAAAAAAGAAACTTTGGAGCTTGCTGTCATGATCGATACATTCCGCCCGTTGAAAACGGTAAAGAAATCCAAGGAAATCGAAGACAACCAGTATATGTATACCTGGATAGAAAAATAAGGGGAAGACGACCAATTCGCTATGAAGCGAGTTGGTTTTTTTGTGTGGAGAAACTGGAAAAAATCCGCGGTTTTTTCCAGTTCGCCAATAAAATTGTTATTTTCGCCAATAAAGGTGTGAACATCGCCAATAAAATCATTTTTTCGCCAATAAATAGGTGGAAATCGCCAATAAAATGAAATTATCGCCAATAAAATTGTATGGGTACTGCTTTGGGGGTATATAAATGATGTACTTTTTCCAGGTCAACCAAATAATCGGAAAATCAATAGGCAATACTAACAAAATCGACTACGGATTAGGAGGATCTGATGTGAGTTTATCTATTTTCGCCTTGGGCGGTATCAATGAAATCGGGAAAAATATGTATGTTGTCCAGTATGAGGACGATATTTTTGTGATTGACTGTGGAGGGAAGTTTCCTGATGAAAGTTTATTGGGAATCGATTTGATTATCCCGGAAATGACTTGTCTTGAAGAAAATAGAGAGAAAATCCGCGGCCTGATTGTGACTCATGGTCACGAGGACCATATTGGCGGGGTCCCTTACTTTTTCAAAAAGCTAAAGGCACCTGTTTATGCAACAAATTTCACTCTTGGTTTAATTGAACTCAAACTGAGTGAACACAAGCTTTTAAGAGGAACTGAGCTCAATAAAATCAACTCAGACTCACAACTGGATTTCGGCAAGGTGAAAGTTTCTTTTTTCAAAGTGAGCCATAGCATCCCGGATTGCTTGGGAATAGTGTTCCACACTCCAGAGGGGAATGTTGTCCATACGGGAGACTTCAAATTCGACTTGACGCCTGCCAATGACGAACAATCCGAAATTCATAAGATGGCGAAGATTGGAACGGAAGGTGTAATGGTGCTGCTGTCAGAAAGCACAAATGCAGAGCGCACCGGATTGACACCGTCTGAACGTATGGTAGCAAGCCATCTTGAGGAAGCTTTCATGAAAGCGGAAGGGAAAATCTTTGTTTCGACATTTGCATCAAACGTTAATCGGGTTCAGCAGGTTGTCGAGGCAGCGATCAAGACGGACCGGAAGCTAGCATTGCTTGGCAGGAGTATGGTTAATGTAGTGGATGTGGCGATCGAAAGAGGATATTTAAATGTTCCTGAAGGTATGCTGATCGAACCTCATGTTGTCGACCAATTGGATCCTGACAAAGTGGCGATCCTGTGTACAGGCAGCCAAGGTGAGCCGATGGCAGCACTTTCCCGTCTTTCTTCCGGGAATTACCGCGATGTCTCGATCTATCCAGGTGATACCGTCATCATGGCGGCGTCACCCATTCCAGGAAATGAAAAGGATGTTTCCAAAATCATAGATAATTTATTCAAGCTCGGGGCGAAAGTCATCTACGGCTCCGGCAGCACAACAGGGATGCATGTTTCCGGTCATGGCTACCAGGAAGACCTTAAGCTGATGCTGACCCTGATGAAGCCTAAATATTTCATCCCGATCCATGGGGAATACAGGATGCTGCATCATCATCGCTTGCTTGCGGAATCTGTTGGCGTAGAAAAAGGAAATACATTCATTGTTCGAAATGGGGATATCGTTGACATTGAAAACGGTGAGGCGCGCCAGACACGAAATGTTCCAGCAGGTGATACGTACGTTGATGGCGTAAGCGTAGGCGATGTTGGCGAAATCGTTCTCCGGGACAGGAAGCAGTTATCTGAGGACGGAATGCTGGTCATTGTCCTGACATTGAGTAAAGCAGAACGGAAAATCATTTCCGGTCCGGATACGATTTCACGTGGGTTTGTTTTTGTGAAAAATTCCGAGGACCTGATGAGAGATGTTAATAAGTTGGTGACCAAAACAGTAACCGAACTTCAAGAAGACAATGTGCATCGCTGGAATGTCATTAAGCAAGGAATCAAAAAGGCAGTGGGCCAGCATATCTTCCAACAGACTAGAAGAAAGCCGATGATTCTGCCAATCATTATCGAAATTTAATTTTCCCTGATGGACCAGGTACTATCATATGTGCCTGGTTCGTATTATTGACGTGACACTAAAAGGTGTTATATAATGAAAAAGTGACACCAAATAGTGTTATTAATCAATGGAGGCCAAGTATGGATACACAAAGAGAAATTCGTAAAACAATTATTCTGAATGCACCAATCGAAAAAGTATGGAAAGCAGTCGCAACATCAGAAGGCATTGCCGCCTGGTGGATGCCGAATACATTTGAAGCTGAACTAGGAAAGGAGTTCATTCTGCACGCAGGACCTTTTGGAGATTCACCGTGCAAAGTGACAGAATTGGAGCCGCCGAATCGCCTTGGCTTTGATTGGGGAAAAGATTGGCACCTTGTATTTGAATTGAAGGAACTTGATTCCAAAACCGAGTTTACTTTAATTCACTCAGGATGGGATCCTGAAAAGGTTACAGAATTTGGCCAGCCTCATACAATTGTCCAAGGAATGATGGATAATGGTTGGGATAAAATCGTTAACGAAGCACTTCCAGCCTATATCGAGGATTAATATGACAGCTTCACAAGCGAGATATGATGTGTTCCAAGCTGTTGCGGACCCAACTCGCCGTAAAATCCTGAAGCTGCTTGCAGACAAGGAGATGCCGATTGCCTCCATAACTGAAAGGTTTCCGATTACGAGGACTGCCGTCAATAAGCATTTATTTGTCTTATCAGAAGCAGGCCTGGTATCTAGCAAGAAAGTTGGGCGGGAAACTCGTTATGCCTTGCAGCCAGAACCGCTTCAGGAATTGCAAGAATGGCTTTCATTTTTCGAATTATATTGGGATAACAGGCTATCTGCACTTAAACATTTAGTGGAATCGGATGATGAATAATGAAGTGTCAAAATTCTTTTATTCATGTCGAAAGGTTTAATCGCTTTAAATGGCTCTCAGATTAAAATCAGCCCCGATGGTCAATCGCAGGCAACATATCTGACTTCCAAGCATGGAGCAATTCCATGCTTCTTTACATTCCTGCTTAACAAATGCGTACATAAGGTCTACACTAATAATTATTGAGAATTGCATCTTCCAGGAGGGAGCAGACCATGGATATCAAACTAAGTCAAAAAAACATCAAGGATTTATGCGGAACTGTTTCCTTCAAGCGGGGGGATGCGTTTTACCGTGCGGGAAAAGTCGAATTCACTGATTATAATGCGGATGAAGTAGGTGCAACCGTGACGGGGGCGGATGTATTCCATGTCACGGTCACCGAAACAGGGGGCGGTGATTTCGCAGCTGAGTGCACATGTCCAAAGCTAGCGTCTGTCAAGCATGAGTGCCAGCATGTGGCTGCGGTCTTATTGGCAATCATGGACAAGCAAAAGAAAGGGACATCACTATCAACTAAGAATATTGATCATAAAGGCAGCGATCTGGCTGAAGGTCTGCTGACCATTTTCAGCGAAGGACCTCGCAGGACAAGCGGCCAGCAGCTCCACTTTGAAACAAGGAAAAACCTGAACGCGGTGTTCAATATTGAACCTGTCAAAAAGAGTGACCAGGAAATGCTGCTCGGTATATCGATGAGTATTGGTCCAATTGAAATCGAGGACCTTCAAGGGTTCCTGTTGAGTGTAGCAAATGGGAAGAAAGCACATCTATCTGATTTATTCACCTATGATTCGAAGCTTCATTGCTTTCAAAATGATATATATTCAATCATCAACATGCTCATTCAAATCGTTGAGGACGCTGAAATAAAGACTAATAATGGTATTTATAAGTCAACATTAATCATTCCGCCCTCCTTCTGGGTTGAGCTGTTTCCGCTGCTGAAAAATATACCTGATGTTAAGTTTAAGGAAAACGGCAAGATCACTGGACAGTTTTCAGTTTCAAACGATAAACTTCCCCTTATGTTCAATTTTGAAAAAATGACAGAGAGAGACTATTCTTTAAAAATTGCAGGTATTTCTGAACTCATTGTGATGGAAAAGTATGATCTCGTTTGGACGAAAGCCAGCTTGACCCAGCTCAGTACAGAGGATTGCAGCAGATTATTCGAACTGAAAAACATGCTCGCGAAAACCAAAACGGATAGCATACCGATTTTACATGATCAGATGGGATTCTTTGTGGAAAAAGTTGTGCCGGGACTGCGCCGTATTGGAGAAGTTCAAATAGACGGCGATATAACGAAGCAGTTTATGACAGAGCCATTGACCGCAAAACTTTATCTGGATCGTGTGAATAACCGTTTGCTGGCAGGAATTGAGTTCCAATATGGAAAAATCATGTTCAACCCGCTCGAGGACAGGGAACCGAAAGTGAATTCTCTGTTGATCAGGGATAGTGTCAAGGAGGATCAGATACTGGAGCTGCTGGATGAAGCTTCATTTGCGAAAACAGAAGGCGGTTATTTTTTGCATAATGAAGAGCTTGAGTATGAATTTCTGTATCATGTCATGCCAAAGCTGCAAAAACTTGTACAGATTTATGCCACTACAGCCGTCAGGAATCGGATATTCAGGGAGCCAGTACGGCCGCAAATTCGAGTCAAGGTGAAAAAAGAACGGACAAACTGGCTTGAATTCAAATTTGAAATGGATGGGATTCCTGAAAAACAGATCAGGGATATACTTGAAGCACTTGAGGAAAAAAGGAAGTTCTACAGGTTACGCAATGGATCGCTAATGTCGCTGGAAACAAGGGAATGGGAAGAAATCCAACGTTTTTTGAATGCAGGACCAATACAGGATGAGGATCTCGAAAAAGGGCTTAATGTCCCAATTGTCCGGGGTATGCAATTGATAGAGTCATTCGAGGATGGACCTGTACTTCAATTTGAAGAAACTTTCAGGAATTTTCTCGAGGAAATCAGTACTCCTGGTAAGGTGAATTTCGCTGTCCCTGAAAAATTGGAGTCCATCCTACGGGAATACCAGAAACAGGGTTACCAATGGATGAAAACTCTCGCAAGCTACGGATTTGGCGGGATTCTTGCTGATGATATGGGTCTTGGTAAAACGCTGCAAAGCATTACATATATCTCATCGGAACTTAGCAATGTGAGAGAAAGGCAACAGCCGATCCTGATCGTTTGTCCATCATCCATTGTTTATAACTGGCTCAGTGAATTCATGAAATTCACTCCTGAAATCCAGGCAGTCATCATAGACGGCAATAAAGCAGAACGGTCCAAACTTTTAAAGGATGTTTGTGGTATTGATGTAGTCATTACCTCTTATATGCTTTTGCGCAAGGATGTTCACCTATACGAAAAAATCAATTTTCACACTGTGTTTTTCGACGAAGCACAGGCTTTCAAAAATCCGCTTACCCAAACGGCAAAAGCAGTGATGAACATACAGGCGAACCACCGCTTCGCATTGACGGGTACGCCGATTGAAAACTCTACAGAAGAATTGTGGTCTATTTTCCGGGTTGTATTTCCAGAGTTATTCCAGGGGCTGAAGGAATACAGTCATTTGACAAGCAAAACCATCGCCCGCAGGATCCGGCCATTTTTATTGCGAAGGGTAAAAGAAGAAGTACTTCAAGAGCTGCCGGAAA
The window above is part of the Mesobacillus jeotgali genome. Proteins encoded here:
- a CDS encoding fumarylacetoacetate hydrolase family protein; the protein is MKFITFTKKDGKVSAGWINSRNEAVDMQEASDGTLPDNMLAFIENQEHFMEYLENKKALIETGNGTLPLEEVTLKAPLPNPKSVRDFYAFEQHVKTARENRGLEMIPEWYEIPVFYFTNHLAIKGPEEEIRRPQNCEWLDYELEIACVIGKEGRNIKAEDAEKHIFGFFIMNDWSARDLQRKEMKVGLGPAKGKDFATSFGPYLVTKDELMSRKSAKGFDLQMIARVNGKELSSGNVKDLYYSFGEMIERASAGTTLYPGEVIGSGTVGTGCILELGTDVYRWLEPGDEVELEIEELGVLRNKIIQD
- a CDS encoding homogentisate 1,2-dioxygenase, which produces MYYRQLGEIPKKRHTIFKKEDGSLFREQVMGTKGFSGTQSILYHHHMPTEVVKSELIGSYMPEYEEQESLNHRHFLTDQIAKTGDALSGREYILGNDDLLIGFANINEPMKLFYRNGDGDEMFFFHHGSGKVETMFGTLNYRPGDYVVIPIGTIYRVVPDDSEMTKALIVESFSQITTPRRYRNEYGQLLEHSPFCERDIRGPETLETFSEKGEHEVITKTRGHLHRHVLNHHPLDVVGWDGYLYPWAFNIEDFEPITGRIHQPPPVHQTFEGHNYVVCSFVPRLYDYHPEAIPAPYYHSNVNSDELLYYVEGNFMSRKGIKEGSITLHPSGIPHGPHPGKTEASIGKKETLELAVMIDTFRPLKTVKKSKEIEDNQYMYTWIEK
- a CDS encoding ribonuclease J, with protein sequence MYVVQYEDDIFVIDCGGKFPDESLLGIDLIIPEMTCLEENREKIRGLIVTHGHEDHIGGVPYFFKKLKAPVYATNFTLGLIELKLSEHKLLRGTELNKINSDSQLDFGKVKVSFFKVSHSIPDCLGIVFHTPEGNVVHTGDFKFDLTPANDEQSEIHKMAKIGTEGVMVLLSESTNAERTGLTPSERMVASHLEEAFMKAEGKIFVSTFASNVNRVQQVVEAAIKTDRKLALLGRSMVNVVDVAIERGYLNVPEGMLIEPHVVDQLDPDKVAILCTGSQGEPMAALSRLSSGNYRDVSIYPGDTVIMAASPIPGNEKDVSKIIDNLFKLGAKVIYGSGSTTGMHVSGHGYQEDLKLMLTLMKPKYFIPIHGEYRMLHHHRLLAESVGVEKGNTFIVRNGDIVDIENGEARQTRNVPAGDTYVDGVSVGDVGEIVLRDRKQLSEDGMLVIVLTLSKAERKIISGPDTISRGFVFVKNSEDLMRDVNKLVTKTVTELQEDNVHRWNVIKQGIKKAVGQHIFQQTRRKPMILPIIIEI
- a CDS encoding SRPBCC domain-containing protein, producing MDTQREIRKTIILNAPIEKVWKAVATSEGIAAWWMPNTFEAELGKEFILHAGPFGDSPCKVTELEPPNRLGFDWGKDWHLVFELKELDSKTEFTLIHSGWDPEKVTEFGQPHTIVQGMMDNGWDKIVNEALPAYIED
- a CDS encoding metalloregulator ArsR/SmtB family transcription factor: MTASQARYDVFQAVADPTRRKILKLLADKEMPIASITERFPITRTAVNKHLFVLSEAGLVSSKKVGRETRYALQPEPLQELQEWLSFFELYWDNRLSALKHLVESDDE
- a CDS encoding DEAD/DEAH box helicase, whose amino-acid sequence is MDIKLSQKNIKDLCGTVSFKRGDAFYRAGKVEFTDYNADEVGATVTGADVFHVTVTETGGGDFAAECTCPKLASVKHECQHVAAVLLAIMDKQKKGTSLSTKNIDHKGSDLAEGLLTIFSEGPRRTSGQQLHFETRKNLNAVFNIEPVKKSDQEMLLGISMSIGPIEIEDLQGFLLSVANGKKAHLSDLFTYDSKLHCFQNDIYSIINMLIQIVEDAEIKTNNGIYKSTLIIPPSFWVELFPLLKNIPDVKFKENGKITGQFSVSNDKLPLMFNFEKMTERDYSLKIAGISELIVMEKYDLVWTKASLTQLSTEDCSRLFELKNMLAKTKTDSIPILHDQMGFFVEKVVPGLRRIGEVQIDGDITKQFMTEPLTAKLYLDRVNNRLLAGIEFQYGKIMFNPLEDREPKVNSLLIRDSVKEDQILELLDEASFAKTEGGYFLHNEELEYEFLYHVMPKLQKLVQIYATTAVRNRIFREPVRPQIRVKVKKERTNWLEFKFEMDGIPEKQIRDILEALEEKRKFYRLRNGSLMSLETREWEEIQRFLNAGPIQDEDLEKGLNVPIVRGMQLIESFEDGPVLQFEETFRNFLEEISTPGKVNFAVPEKLESILREYQKQGYQWMKTLASYGFGGILADDMGLGKTLQSITYISSELSNVRERQQPILIVCPSSIVYNWLSEFMKFTPEIQAVIIDGNKAERSKLLKDVCGIDVVITSYMLLRKDVHLYEKINFHTVFFDEAQAFKNPLTQTAKAVMNIQANHRFALTGTPIENSTEELWSIFRVVFPELFQGLKEYSHLTSKTIARRIRPFLLRRVKEEVLQELPEKIESIDRVDLLPEQKKLYAAYLAKLRHQTLKQLDKNTIRKNRIRILAGLTRLRQICCHPALFVDGYKGSSAKFDQLKQIIEESRFAGRRVLIFSQFTKMLDLIGRELAYEGIPFFYLDGQTPPEERVETCEKFNTGERDFFLISLKAGGTGLNLTGADTVILYDLWWNPAVEEQAADRAHRMGQKNTVQVIKLIARGTIEEKMNELQDKKRNMIEEIIEEKSPASLTEEDIREILQI